The genome window GTCGTTTTTGCAATGTGAAGCAATTCGGAATTCATCCGTTTTTGAACCTGAGCTGAACTTTCTGCCCGATCACTTTTAGCCAACTTGGTATTTTGCGAATTGTCCATATCAAGTTTGTGGTAGGCATCTTGGAGCTTATTCCAGTAATCTTTGCCTGTTGCTTGCTGGAACTGCTTGCCATCTTGATAACCATAAACATTAGCAATCTTCTGGTTATCAGCTTCAATACTATCTCCTTCAAAGCTGCCGTATCCGCCTTCACGTAACATTGGTGTGGTCGTAATCTTTGTATTTGGATTGGCAGAATACTTTAATGCTTGCTGTGCAGTAACTTCTTGCCGGGTTAAGTTACCCGTGTAAGCATGCTTAAATTTAATTCCCTTTAATCCATAGCCCAAATCATTAGCAACAGTAATTCCATTTTTGGTTAATGGAAAATCACTCGATCCTTGCACCCGTTGCATCACATTACCAGTAGTTTCCCCGTGACGTGTAAGATAGATTGTCACCTGCTTATCATTAGAGGCTGCATAGGTAGTAGCTGGAACCACCGTCATCGCAGAGCTCCCTAATAGTAAACCTGATAAAACAGCACACATTACTGTTAATTTTTTGAATTTCATTAAACTTTCCCCAATTCTTATCAGATTCTTTCAGCAACACCCTCATTTTACACATTTTTGTGAGCGCGTTCAATAACATTTTTGTCAAATTTTAAGAATAAGCATTTGCAATTGCTCTTTTCTTTTTCCTTAAAAGAATTACAATAGTCGTGAGGTGATGAGGATGAAAATTCTTGTAACGAAAAATAAAGAAGTAGCAAGCCAAAACGCCTTTGAACTTCTCCAAACAGATATTATTAACGGTGCTCAGGTACTTGGCCTTGCAACAGGGAGTTCTCCACTAGGTCTTTATCAAAAGATGACTAGTAGTTCAGCTGATTATTCCAACCTTATTTCTATTAACCTTGATGAATATGTCGGCCTCAAACCAACTGATCCGCAAAGTTACCATTACTTTATGGAGCATCATCTTTTCGCGCAAAAGCCATTTGCCAAAAGTTTTATTCCTGATGGCAGTAATCTGAACGCCACTGAAGTAATTAATCACTATAATAAGATTTTGGCTACTTATCCTATTGATACGCAAATTTTAGGAATTGGCAATAATGGTCATATCGGTTTTAATGAGCCTGGAACCCCTTTTGATAGCCAAACCCATAAAGTAAAGTTAACTCCTGCTACTATCAATGCCAATGCACGCTTCTTTACTTCAAGTAAGGACGTGCCAACGGAAGCCTACACGATGGGAATTGGTTCAATCTTGCAAGCAAAACATATCATCTTACTCGCATTTGGTGAGCAAAAAGCAGACACAATCAACAAAATGGTCAACGGTAAAATCACGACCGCTGTTCCGGCATCAGCTCTCCAACAGCATCCAAACGTAACAGTGATTCTTGATGAACAAGCAGCAAGCAAACTAGCTTAACCAGCACTTTTCTGTAAAGCTATGGTCTTGGCAATAATACCGACATCCGATTGGTTTAATCCGGCAATCATTTCCGCGTTATCTGCCGGGTAATCAATTACCTGACCATGATGAAGGGCAATTAACTGAATGAATAATTTAGTTGACCGGCCATTCCCTTCACGAAACGGATGAATATAATTTAGATCATTTAAGAGAGCAGCATAATCCTCAATGGTAGGCTGCTTTTTCTTATTCAATCGTCCAATTTCATCATTAATATATTTAATTGCATTATCAAAACGACCATATTCCAAAAAATCAAAACCTGCCTTTGAAATATAGTAGTTACGTAACTCACCCGCCCAGTCATAAAGCCAACCAAAAAGGAATTTGTTAATTGTCTGCAAATCTTCAAAGCTTTTAATTTTCGGTTGTTGTTGAAGAAGGGCCACTTCCCTTTCTGCTACACCACGATACTCAATTAACCTTAATTCATCCGCGTTTTTAATTGCAAACTTATTGCGGAGGGTTCCATTATCATATAAAAATTTTGCTTGAAGTTCTTCATCAGTCATCTTAATCACCAAATAATTGCTCAATTTCCATTAAAATTTCATCATCTGGATTTTCAGCACTCTCTTTTAATCGCCTTACATCTGTTGCTGTAGGCTCCCATCCCTCTAAAACATTACTTTCAACAGCAAACCGAACTTGTTGATAAGAAGAAGGTGTTTGGAACTGCACGTGCTGAATCGTTAGTTGATCATCGTCAGTATGCAGGTGAAAATCAAAGTCCTGAATCCGATCTAATAATTCTCCTGGACGCTCTCCTAAAGCATCTGCAAGTGCATTAAGAATCTGAATTGACCAGGTTGCAACGGGACGTTTAAGTGTTTCGTTAACCTGCGCAACGTCAAGGCCACTTTCTTGAGCAACAAATGTGACTGTCATATTATTGGTTTTTAAAATATTGATGATGTTTTCTGCCATATCTCTACTCCATTTTTACTTTATTGTTTCCATTATAGCGAGAAAATAAAATAATGAAAAATAGACTGCTAACTCCCACATAATGAAAGTAACAGTCTATTTTAAGCAATTAAGCATGTTTACGCTTGCGATCAATAATTGTCAATCCGGTTGCTGCC of Limosilactobacillus reuteri subsp. reuteri contains these proteins:
- a CDS encoding histidine phosphatase family protein; this translates as MKFKKLTVMCAVLSGLLLGSSAMTVVPATTYAASNDKQVTIYLTRHGETTGNVMQRVQGSSDFPLTKNGITVANDLGYGLKGIKFKHAYTGNLTRQEVTAQQALKYSANPNTKITTTPMLREGGYGSFEGDSIEADNQKIANVYGYQDGKQFQQATGKDYWNKLQDAYHKLDMDNSQNTKLAKSDRAESSAQVQKRMNSELLHIAKTTQEQGGGNVLVVSSGMSINEYLSTISKKYDGKPMQNAAVTKLVYKNGKLHVDGPIGTLHYVNKGKKIAANK
- a CDS encoding glucosamine-6-phosphate deaminase — encoded protein: MKILVTKNKEVASQNAFELLQTDIINGAQVLGLATGSSPLGLYQKMTSSSADYSNLISINLDEYVGLKPTDPQSYHYFMEHHLFAQKPFAKSFIPDGSNLNATEVINHYNKILATYPIDTQILGIGNNGHIGFNEPGTPFDSQTHKVKLTPATINANARFFTSSKDVPTEAYTMGIGSILQAKHIILLAFGEQKADTINKMVNGKITTAVPASALQQHPNVTVILDEQAASKLA
- a CDS encoding Fic/DOC family protein; the protein is MTDEELQAKFLYDNGTLRNKFAIKNADELRLIEYRGVAEREVALLQQQPKIKSFEDLQTINKFLFGWLYDWAGELRNYYISKAGFDFLEYGRFDNAIKYINDEIGRLNKKKQPTIEDYAALLNDLNYIHPFREGNGRSTKLFIQLIALHHGQVIDYPADNAEMIAGLNQSDVGIIAKTIALQKSAG
- a CDS encoding helix-turn-helix domain-containing protein, which translates into the protein MAENIINILKTNNMTVTFVAQESGLDVAQVNETLKRPVATWSIQILNALADALGERPGELLDRIQDFDFHLHTDDDQLTIQHVQFQTPSSYQQVRFAVESNVLEGWEPTATDVRRLKESAENPDDEILMEIEQLFGD